The following are encoded in a window of Candidatus Fluviicola riflensis genomic DNA:
- a CDS encoding radical SAM protein produces MRKSSINDSLRILRMLSFQRAWNLLRLKWSFLWSKWFKKAWHRGNPFALSIEPTTACNLGCPACPSGLKAFTRPTGKLDLQQHEQWLEQLKKHTFYINYYFQGEPFLHPQFLDLIRAAKKRHIYTATSTNAHFIDAKKALEIVDSGLDRLIISIDGLTQETYSSYRVHGQLDKVIAASKHLVAAKRERKQQTPFLIFQFLVVKANEHEIDTLHELADEIGIDEIRFKSAQVYDYENGNELIPDNERYSRYYKKKDGTYRVKFKGGDHCWRMWSSAVLTWDGQVVPCCFDKDAQHTLGTLQTESFSTIWNNERYHDFRTSVLQDRNAIEICTNCSEGAKVWVD; encoded by the coding sequence ATGAGAAAAAGTTCCATAAACGATTCGTTGCGTATTTTGAGAATGCTCAGCTTTCAGCGTGCGTGGAACCTCCTTCGGTTGAAATGGTCTTTTCTATGGTCTAAATGGTTTAAAAAAGCATGGCACAGGGGAAATCCGTTTGCACTGAGCATCGAACCAACAACCGCTTGTAACCTTGGCTGTCCGGCTTGTCCGAGCGGTTTGAAAGCGTTTACACGTCCGACCGGAAAACTGGATTTACAGCAACACGAACAATGGTTGGAGCAACTGAAAAAGCATACGTTTTACATCAATTATTATTTCCAGGGCGAACCATTTTTACATCCGCAATTTCTAGACCTCATCCGCGCGGCGAAAAAGCGACACATTTATACGGCCACTTCTACCAACGCACATTTTATCGATGCGAAAAAAGCACTGGAAATTGTAGATTCCGGTTTGGACCGCCTGATCATTTCGATTGACGGGTTGACGCAGGAAACCTATAGTTCGTATCGTGTTCACGGCCAGCTGGACAAAGTAATTGCTGCTTCCAAGCATTTGGTAGCCGCCAAACGCGAGCGTAAGCAACAAACCCCTTTTCTGATTTTCCAGTTTTTGGTGGTGAAAGCCAATGAACATGAAATTGATACACTTCATGAGTTGGCTGATGAAATCGGAATTGACGAAATCCGGTTTAAATCAGCGCAGGTTTATGATTATGAAAACGGCAATGAGCTGATTCCGGATAATGAACGCTATTCACGTTATTACAAGAAAAAAGACGGAACGTATCGCGTAAAATTTAAAGGCGGCGATCATTGCTGGCGCATGTGGTCATCGGCGGTATTGACCTGGGACGGCCAGGTGGTGCCTTGCTGTTTTGATAAAGATGCGCAACACACTTTAGGAACACTTCAAACTGAATCGTTTTCAACCATCTGGAACAACGAACGTTACCACGATTTCAGAACTTCGGTTTTACAAGACCGGAATGCGATCGAAATCTGTACCAACTGCTCAGAAGGCGCTAAGGTTTGGGTAGATTAA
- the kbl gene encoding glycine C-acetyltransferase, translating to MYGKLKDHLAAELETIQAGGIFKRERIITSPQGARVTVSSGDEVVIMCANNYLGLSSHPEVISAAKNALDTHGFGMSSVRFICGTQDIHKELEAKIARFYGTEDTILYAAAFDANGGVFEPLFTEEDAIISDELNHASIIDGVRLCKAQRYRYKHSDMTDLEEQLKASQAQRFRIIVTDGVFSMDGDIAKMNEICDLADKYNALVMTDECHSAGFIGKTGRGVPEYHNVMGRVDIITGTLGKALGGAMGGYTTGRKEIIELLRQRSRPYLFSNSLAPAIVGASNKVFEILSNSTELRDKLEENTAYFKERILAAGFDVKPGDSPIVPIMLYDAALSQQFADKLLQEGVYAIGFFYPVVAKGQARIRTQISAAHSKADLDKAIAAFTKIGKELGVI from the coding sequence ATGTACGGAAAATTGAAAGACCATTTGGCAGCGGAATTGGAAACCATTCAGGCGGGCGGAATTTTTAAACGCGAACGTATCATCACTTCTCCGCAGGGAGCGCGTGTTACGGTAAGTTCAGGTGATGAAGTTGTGATCATGTGTGCCAACAATTATCTTGGACTTTCTTCGCATCCTGAAGTTATTTCAGCGGCAAAAAACGCTCTTGATACACATGGTTTCGGTATGTCATCCGTACGTTTTATCTGCGGAACGCAAGACATTCACAAAGAACTTGAAGCGAAAATCGCCCGTTTTTACGGAACCGAAGATACAATCCTTTACGCAGCAGCTTTTGATGCCAACGGAGGTGTTTTCGAACCGCTTTTCACCGAAGAAGATGCGATTATTTCCGATGAATTAAATCACGCTTCCATTATCGATGGCGTTCGTTTATGCAAAGCACAACGCTACCGCTACAAACACAGCGACATGACTGATCTGGAAGAACAGTTAAAAGCTTCGCAGGCACAGCGTTTTCGCATTATTGTTACCGACGGTGTATTTTCAATGGATGGCGACATTGCCAAAATGAACGAAATCTGCGATCTGGCTGATAAATACAATGCGTTGGTAATGACGGACGAATGTCACTCAGCAGGATTCATCGGTAAAACGGGCCGCGGAGTTCCTGAATACCACAATGTAATGGGCCGCGTTGATATTATCACCGGAACACTTGGAAAAGCATTGGGCGGTGCTATGGGCGGTTATACAACCGGTCGCAAGGAAATTATCGAATTATTGCGCCAGCGTTCACGTCCGTACTTGTTTTCTAATTCATTAGCTCCGGCAATAGTGGGTGCTTCCAACAAAGTATTCGAGATTTTGAGTAATTCAACCGAATTGCGTGACAAACTTGAAGAGAACACAGCTTATTTCAAAGAACGCATTTTAGCCGCCGGATTTGATGTAAAACCCGGTGATTCGCCGATTGTACCAATCATGTTGTACGACGCAGCACTTTCTCAGCAGTTTGCAGATAAGTTGTTGCAAGAAGGCGTTTACGCGATCGGATTCTTTTACCCAGTGGTTGCAAAAGGACAGGCGCGCATCAGAACACAAATTTCTGCTGCTCACTCAAAAGCCGATTTGGATAAAGCAATTGCAGCTTTTACAAAAATTGGCAAGGAACTTGGTGTGATTTAA
- a CDS encoding 5-formyltetrahydrofolate cyclo-ligase — protein sequence MTKSELRELYRSKRRMLSPGELERLSETIVEQTLTHFQLEEKTISLFLPIERQKEVNTYLLWERAKNIGARVAIPKSNFESLEMRHYLFENTDQLEINEKGIPEPKKGKIIAADRFDIVFVPLLAVDKYGHRVGYGKGFYDRFLRKCSPSCQFIGLHYFDVEPSISDVLPTDVKLNALVTPEKIIRFD from the coding sequence ATGACGAAATCTGAACTACGCGAATTATACCGCTCTAAACGCCGTATGTTATCTCCTGGAGAATTGGAACGACTTTCCGAAACGATTGTCGAACAAACCCTCACTCATTTTCAGTTGGAAGAAAAAACAATTTCGCTTTTTTTACCCATCGAACGTCAAAAGGAAGTAAACACTTACCTGTTGTGGGAACGCGCAAAGAATATCGGTGCACGTGTCGCCATCCCGAAATCAAATTTCGAAAGCCTTGAGATGCGTCATTACCTTTTTGAGAATACAGATCAGCTCGAGATCAATGAAAAAGGTATTCCCGAACCTAAAAAAGGAAAAATTATCGCTGCAGACCGCTTCGATATCGTTTTCGTGCCGTTGCTGGCTGTTGACAAGTATGGGCATCGTGTAGGCTACGGAAAAGGCTTCTATGATCGCTTTCTGCGTAAATGTTCACCTTCCTGTCAGTTTATCGGGCTGCATTATTTCGATGTGGAACCATCGATCAGCGATGTACTTCCGACCGATGTAAAGCTCAATGCGTTAGTGACTCCTGAAAAAATCATTCGTTTTGACTAA
- a CDS encoding carbonic anhydrase — translation MNNLLEGNAQWVKDTLERDPEFFTGLAAGQQPEYLWIGCSDSRVPASEITNQLPGSIFVHRNIANQVGNTDMNMLSVVYYAVKYLKVKHILVVGHYGCGGVLAAMSNQSFGFLDNWLVNIKNVYSKYQKELDAIDDEHKRGNRLVELNVIEQVRNLAKISFIQEEWEQGEFPQIHGLVYSLSNGKLVDLEVSTNSSEKMRPVFQFNKD, via the coding sequence ATGAACAATTTATTAGAAGGAAATGCTCAATGGGTAAAAGATACGCTTGAACGCGATCCTGAATTTTTCACGGGCCTTGCAGCCGGACAACAACCAGAATACCTTTGGATAGGTTGCTCCGATAGCCGCGTACCGGCCAGCGAAATTACGAACCAGCTTCCTGGAAGTATTTTCGTTCATCGCAACATCGCTAACCAGGTTGGCAACACCGATATGAACATGCTTAGTGTGGTGTATTACGCTGTAAAATACCTGAAAGTAAAACACATCCTGGTGGTTGGCCATTACGGCTGCGGCGGTGTTTTGGCTGCTATGAGCAACCAGAGTTTCGGGTTTCTCGATAACTGGCTGGTTAATATCAAAAACGTTTACAGCAAGTACCAGAAGGAATTGGATGCGATTGATGACGAACACAAACGCGGAAACCGATTGGTTGAATTAAACGTGATCGAACAGGTAAGAAATCTTGCTAAAATATCGTTCATCCAGGAAGAATGGGAACAAGGAGAATTTCCACAGATTCACGGGTTAGTTTACAGTTTATCGAACGGAAAATTGGTGGATCTGGAAGTTTCAACTAACAGTAGTGAGAAGATGCGCCCGGTTTTCCAGTTTAATAAAGACTAA
- a CDS encoding sugar kinase: protein MSLLIVGSVAFDAIETPFGKTDKIIGGAGTFIALSASNYVSDQRIVSVVGEDFPQSMLDLLQAKGVNLDGLQIKQGEKTFFWSGRYHNDMNSRDTLITELNVLEHFDPVIPQAYQGVDYVMLGNLSPQVQRQVIERLHERPKLVAMDTMNFWMDIAMDDLKQTLALVDVLFVNDEEARQLSGEYSLVKAAKVIRAMGPNTLVIKKGEHGALLFQDEKVFFAPALPLEEVFDPTGAGDTFAGGFMGYIAATGDTSFNNMKRAIINGSALASFCVEKFGTERLLDLTKEEIEARIGQFVALTDFDMVETVG from the coding sequence ATGAGTTTATTGATAGTAGGGAGTGTTGCCTTCGACGCGATTGAAACACCTTTCGGAAAAACAGATAAGATTATTGGTGGTGCGGGGACGTTCATCGCCCTTTCGGCCTCCAATTATGTGTCCGATCAGCGAATTGTTTCGGTTGTAGGGGAAGACTTTCCGCAAAGTATGCTGGATTTGCTTCAGGCAAAAGGTGTAAACCTCGATGGTTTGCAGATCAAGCAAGGTGAAAAAACCTTCTTTTGGTCGGGCCGTTACCACAACGATATGAACTCGCGGGATACATTGATTACCGAACTAAACGTACTGGAACATTTCGATCCGGTTATTCCACAGGCTTACCAGGGCGTTGATTATGTAATGCTGGGGAATCTTTCTCCGCAGGTACAGCGTCAGGTAATTGAACGTTTGCACGAACGTCCGAAATTAGTTGCAATGGATACCATGAATTTCTGGATGGACATCGCCATGGACGATTTGAAACAAACCCTTGCGTTGGTAGATGTGTTGTTTGTGAATGACGAAGAAGCACGCCAGTTGTCGGGCGAATACTCATTGGTAAAAGCCGCGAAAGTAATCCGCGCAATGGGTCCCAACACATTGGTGATTAAAAAGGGCGAGCACGGAGCATTGTTGTTCCAGGATGAAAAAGTATTCTTTGCGCCGGCGTTGCCGTTGGAAGAAGTCTTTGATCCGACCGGAGCCGGTGATACGTTTGCCGGTGGTTTTATGGGATACATTGCCGCAACAGGAGATACGTCGTTCAACAATATGAAACGCGCGATTATTAATGGTTCGGCGCTGGCCTCGTTCTGTGTGGAGAAATTCGGAACGGAGCGTTTATTGGATTTGACAAAAGAGGAAATTGAAGCACGCATCGGACAATTTGTTGCGCTGACTGATTTTGATATGGTGGAGACGGTAGGATAA